From Sphaeramia orbicularis chromosome 21, fSphaOr1.1, whole genome shotgun sequence:
ttacgtgtgcctgCCTTGAACATGAGGAGATTCAGTTACGCACAGGGCTGGTGTGAGGGACTTTAACAAATTTTGGCTTGAAAATAAAAAGTTTTGCTGCAAGCCTACTCTAGTcttcttctgtgcctaaaccagctgccACATctgtccattcttaacatgctagaaaaatgtcaaaaccacatacagtacatggttgaaacgtaatattttaacaacaaaagtacaacccccccccacctTGTCTCGGAAGTGGTTTGATCCACTCCATCCCTCCCCCTTTCCCTGACTCAGACTCTGGGCTCTACCTGTGTAGAGCAGTGCGCATGTGCTTCCTCCTACAGTTGGGATGCAGTAGTGGTGGAAGTACCTGAATGAaaccaggacatttgtttacttcTGCCTCTGCCAGTCCCAatttttgctgcattgaaacatagatcactgtttatgctgttaggtgtgagttagctgatgttttttctagctaggaaatgttccatgtggttcagtccaactctgtcctctgtttgaactggactgacagaagctgctgttgtgtctgtgcatgtgttcagattaaagacaaggtgcTACTGACTTTATCTGACTGGATAACTGACTGGATGAACATTAActcatattgtgtgtgtgtgtgtgtgtgtgcatgtgtagagagccagcctcatcatgaacaaatgattttttttaattttttttttctaaaaaaagaaaacagtcagattcaggtaagagtgtaagatcaacttgtgtaacctcattttccacagcaacaaAATATCTATTACAATGATATTATAAACtgaataaatgtaccagtttatatctcttattagatataaaacacactgtttggttatttgccttttggttaaagcacaaagagagagaggagaccagagagacacttaacatagacactggtctacagttcgtttgtttttttttttgttttgtttttttttagaaattgtctgcctcagattaaacgtgctaaatgttacgtattttaatcagattaattggaaaacaaatgacaaaagtgctggtttgctgatgttttgacagtATGATACAGTGTTATtctacatatatattggtttgtgtatatttatacaacagatttacaAATGttcactgatagaacctgtaaagggAATGTAttttcatgtgcagacagtgttttgaagtagatctggtcgctctgacactaatattcctctggagttaaactcATTCTctcgtatatgtatatgtacatgtacatgtatatgtatatgtgtacgttgaggagctgctgtatcaaaatggaagattgtcttccaccagaaattaggattagggtatatttcttttatgattccaatccattcctcttttactgtggctcagcatttaaataacttttatcagatttgatggtttagtcacagagtttctcatacccaaaaaatgttatgcttttctttcacaaatgtgggaacgatGGTCCAAAATTGcggtaaaatgtacaaaacagtgaaatttctcttgcctggccagccagcGCTCTGGGTGCTCAGCCCCCATAAACttctgatcctagaatcgcccctgATGAGAAACAGGCCAAGGCCAAAAAATACCCCAAAATGTTCTAAACCTGAGCTAAAAGACCAGTGTAAGAGGGAAATATCAAAGATTAGCATTATAGCATTATAAGTAATTTAGACTCACCAAATTCCATCATCTGTCACTGgattagttttagaattttgcaaaaatacACCTTTATGTTGTAGAAGAAAATTTTCACAGTAATAAATAGATGTGAATCAAAGTAGATTATATGAGGAAACAGTTTTCAAGAGTATATATTTGTTGCACAGCTGGACAGGATGCACTAACataactttttttaaattaaaacaacCTCTTGgctttttatttttgatatttatCGCCATCTGCTGGACATTTGTGACTTACTGTTAAAATTCCATATAAAAAGGCAAACCACAAAAGCTGATATATATTCCAAAAttaaatctattttatttatgttaCAGTTTAATACACACAGCCATAATCTCTGATGTGCAGTGTTTGTTGTGGGAGATCATATCAGTTTAATTCTCTCTGGGTTGTACAGTATGTTTTAAATAACATTGCTGAAGCTCGTCATCTGATGGGATCATAAATTGAATTGAGCCTCTCCATGTACCGACTCCTCTGCCTGTTACTGAACCACTGGTCACTGTCGTTGTGTGACTGAGGAACCACCATCTATGGGGTAAAGTCAAAAAAGAGGGTTGTTTTGATttcaacaaggaaaaaaaaataaagcagagAAAAACAAGAGTAAAGAGATGAAAAAAGGATCCTCTGACCTGTATTTCTGCATATGTAGCTTGTGGATCTGGACACAGTGTTCTGTTTTGTACTGATTCCTGGTTTGATGACCTACGCTTACGTTTTCTGCAAAGATAAACAGATAATTTGGGATACAGCATTTTcagtttcattattattattcactctgcatttgttaaatattttgtctCGTTAAAAACCAAAGCACTGGcataaatacattcattaaaTTAAACAATGTTTATAAAGCTGCTTTTTGAATATGTTCATTTTATCCCTTTGTTGATGCATATGGGCAGAAAAGTACGAAGTTAAAGGACCACATCTTTTTTAGCCTAAATTCACCTTCGTattatggttattattattatatttatccatATATTAATCTGAAGTTATGTATGTATCTACAGTCCCAGAGTGTGTATCTTTGATGATTgttgcctccgccaaggaggttatgtttttgccagggtttgtttgtttgtctgtccgtcaacataactcaaaaaattatggacagattttgatgaaattttcagggtttgttggaaatgggataaggaagaaatgattaaattttggtggtgatcgggggtgggggggcccacagggggggccactgatcagccttggcggaggtctgcgctctccgagtgcttctagtttgcttaactttttaacaaaaatacaagtCTTTTATTTGACAAAACACATTGAGTAGTTTGACATATTATGTTAAATTTAGTAAGAACCAGGCCATATGTAGCTTTGGAGGTAATTTTTGTATCACTGTGACAAAGTGCTGAAAAGTCAACATTTACTGTAAAGTTCACCCAAAAGTCATCTGGGTTTTtagtgtgtgtataaatgtgaaGCAAATATCAACAAATAAGGAACTGTGAGCTTTTTGTTCTgcagatttaacccttaaagacccacaacgaTTTTACaatttccaaattattttttctttgtctttcccaaatgatttatcaccatttattataatattatcctctgaattcagcgtttttcagtaaaatcaggtatttttctctgtttattttacttattgtgtggatgtttgtaaaagctcagagtaaattcaaaggttattagcttgattaagaaaaaaatgtggaaaacataactttttcaactgaataatataaaaaataaaaatgtgtctataaccactgtcatttatcaaactacatcaGTTTTAGAGAAGAtagcggtgtttccatgtttattacagaacctctgaatgggtcaaatctgatgaccatgagaagctGAGAAATTACATTTTACCTGCACTATTTACTTGCATTGATAAGAATAGTGTTttcacagttattaaacattttagatcagtggatacttttggacagtggtggatgtttggatgttaTTCAAGCTCAAATTCTGATGTTCTTCATAACAAATGCCATGAATATtcaacatctggtcaaaaaataaTCTAGAAGAAATGAATATTGTAAGAACGTTATGTCAACAGAGTGAAATTATACATACAATCATAGGTGGTCTGATAATTATTTCCCCAATCATGTGTGTTCATTATCAGGTATTTAGTTCTATGTACTCAGTAAACGTTGCCCTTTTACTGTAACCTCTATTTACTATATTTACAAATCTTAAATCTCAAAGTTACTACTCACAGGCAGAGACAGATGAACAAAGAGAAGCCAAGAAGAAGCAAACCACTTATAGGGAGTAATGTGTACAAATGCCATGATCCACTGAGTTCTGCAGAACAGAAGATCATCATCAGTTCCACAAATGAGCAGTTTGAGCTTTATAATTCACCTTGACTGGTGTAGAAATGATGAGTTGATTGGTGCTTTACCTACCTTTACCTTTGGGATTCTCAGTCACAGTTAAATTCCATGTAAAAACCTTTGTACCTCTTTTGCCACTTAAAGTACAGCTGTAGAGTCCAGCATCTTCATCTTCAGCTTTAATTATGGTCAATGTTGAGTTTGAAAAGTTTGTGTCTATGTTAAATCTATGATGAGTAAAATTTGAAGTAGTATTCTTTGATCTGTCATGAACATACATATATCTGCTGTTGTTCCAGACCACTTGTGTTAGATTTCCAATGGATTTGTTGCAGGAGAAAGTGATGGATTGTCCTCTGAACACTTGTACGTTACTGACGTCAGATGAATCtggaaatcaaaaaaaaaaagtcaaaaactcAAACTGCAGTTAAAATAGCAtcacaacaaagaaaaaactgcATCGTACCTGCAAAGATGTTGAATGATAACAAATGAATGAGGAGCAGAAATGCCCGATTCATCCTGAACATGAGAACCATCAAAAAGAAAGAGATTGACTGGAACTTCATCATTTAAACAGAGAAAAGGAAGTGGTATGTGGCAAGTGTTTGCACCAATGGCAAGTTATATGTCACGCCTAGTACGTGGCGTTAAGGCTGGCTTCTTCTTGCAGTCTACTTTGGTCTGTTTTTTCACTCTATAATGTTATTCAAAATGCACATCTAAGTAAGTATTGTCACACCTCGTTGATGTTGCATAGTGAATTTTCACACTAGTGTGGGATGTTTAACACTTCTGGCAACGAACAAAATCAGGTCAGGTGGCAATGATGTTTATCAGTGCAGAATTAAAGCAACAGAGTAGTTATTTACTACTTAGTCTTTAAACAAATCAGTTAATTTGTTATAAATGAGAGAGGAACAAATATAAGGGACACATTAAAAGTTCTAACAAAATGTAATCTGTAGATAATCTACATCAGAGTGAAACATCTTCAGCTTCTATACATCATGGACCAAGAGGCATGAACTGAAAATACTGACAACAGGATAAAAGTAGAAGCAGGAAGCTTTGCTGATAATGATCAAGTCACTTGTGTTCAccagtaaatgtgaatatttcaccATTCTCCAACTGCATTTCATGGAATCACATATAAAAGAGAGCTTTCATCAGATGAGACACTGTCTTAACATTAGACCAGATTTAATAACTTAATGGACAAGAAATCATCAAGTCTAATGAGCAAAGAGCAGAAAAAGTAGATTTAATCAGTATCATGTGACTACTACACATTTGTTGCTGTTTCCAATAGTGACCATGCAGGTGTACTCTGAAGAAAACCAAAAGGTATTCAATGAAAACTCTCTGTAGATTAATAGCAACACACTTTTTATCCAAATAACCTTGTTGTGTTTCATGGTTCGGTCCACCTGCAGGTTCCACTAGTATTCATCTGTGACAAACATGGAAGCATGAGCTGCTGTGGTCTGTGGTCTGGTTCAGCAGTGTACATGTCCAAGTAGAACCTCCACCCACACAGTTATAAGCGCTGTGGCTCAATGAAAAACTCTCATTTCCTTTATTTGTTCTTGCATACGAAGAAAGGTCAGCGAAGGCATGCACCTCAAAAGAAGAGAAACAGGAAACTCAACTTCTCTAAGGTTATCATACACAACCAGCTATCATTACAGACTGTACTTTTAACATATATATTACACATTGAATCAGCTGCATTTAACAGAAGaacaggtttttgtgtttataacaGGCTGTTGTTtcgtttgacaaaaaaaaaaaaaaaaagtaactagaATATTTCATGCAGGAGTAAAATGCACAAAGAAAGCGTGAGTGGACACTTGCAATGGCGTTAAATGTAGATAAATCGTACTTTTAATcacatttggttattttcatttatttattcacttatttattttatcatccCCCCATTTCcctcatttttttctctctccttttctaTTCACTTCTTCTCATCTAGTTTCAGTTACCTAATGGTTatctttggtcatatccctgattttttttttttttttttttttgagaaacccACATCGCTACAGTCACACCACAtgcacatcttacacactccaccacacacaaaacatttacacaaccaagacaggacattgaGTCATACTACCTGGTCAGTCAGacagtttgtttcttttgtatattacatgccatatatcttaacaccccccccacacacacacacatacataatgataacttaatgtaaatgtaaatattgtatattattgtacATAAGTTTCCTTGTTACTTGGTGTCGCTTCTATAAAAGTTATGGAAGAAAAAAATGGAGTGGACACTTGAGGGCAGCAGAAAGAAGCTGCTCAGTCACAGTCAGGCTGCCAAAGCTGATGTGACAGAGCAGTGAGACAGCTGTTCATTGGTTTATTAAGCAGCCAAACCTGCAGGTTCATGTGCTCATATGATAAATATGAGCTTTCTACAGTGTAAAACACCTACTTCAGCTACCTATCATTACCATGTGCTTACATGTAATGCAAGGCACAAAGTACTATTGTTTGTCGTATTTATCATGATTATTTTTCTGACTTATACAAAACTTTGGGAAAAAATACGAATGTGCAGCCTGGTCTCGAAAGATGTGTTATGACTCGTGTTAACATTCAGATGCACGGATTTcattaaaattgtgaaaaaaattgtcaaatttGTCCATCCAAAATGAATTGGGCCATTTTCAAATGGCTACCATTCAAACATGATTGATTCTAAAATTACGTTGCCTGTACAGAGATTGTGCAGCGCAGTGCAAAGAATATTTGTGTGACACATGGTAATGATATCATGTGCGGTTTTTGCACAAAACGCGATtgaatgctgacagctgattcgCTGAAACGCTCTACACTCTAGCTCTCAGAATTAAGACAAGTTTTTGGAAAATCTACAAACAACACTTCTGTCACATTTCTGGGAATTCAGcaacaaattatacatcaaattGTTGGTAAGGCTTCCTATCTCTCAAAGACTATTCACATGTTTATCTAAaacgttttgttttttatctacgGGCTTCTAAGTGCACAGTGCTGATTTTTCTCTCATTCGCTCCCATGTTAAattggttgaaaaggagtaggaagaagcataaacttatttaatcctacccctcaagtgcttgttcacctttatcactaacttaatacatgaatcaaacaGTAGATTCTTCCGAATTTAGCATTcaacccacaactaatacataatgcagtaattgaattatgcacaacaatatgttcatggcagtacagtcatacaaactcAACAATACAACAATTGTCTTCAATAATTACAACATATATATCAATtgaacattatccataaacaaacagccctcactgtcattattaaatactgtacctcacaagaatcaattctttatatctttttttaatctgaattatgtttggtatttgttttatctccacacacagtttgttccacaattttactccactaATGTTAatgcagaaactttttaacgCAGTGTGCACTTTATGAATCTCTAAAcgtaactttccccttaaatcattacctccctctctttcacaaatcATTTCTTGAATATcgcccggcagtaagttattctttgctttatacattgtttgaatagttttgaactccacaaggtcaatgagttttaaagttttagatcgTAAATATAGTGGATTggtgtgttcacgaaaaccaacattgtgaacaattcttattgctcttttttgcaatataaaaagTTTTTGTAATGAACTTGCAAATACATTTCCCCATTCTTCCAAACAGTAAGTTAAATAAGGTAAGAGCAATAaattatacagaatctgaagtgattttttaTGTAACATATcttttgctctggccaggactggGATACTTCTGGgtagtttgttttgtacatgttttatgtgagggttccagcaaattttatcatcatttactactccaagaaacttgttttgattcaccctttctatatCTACACCCTCTATTTGTACCTTTACCTGATTACTTGTTTTATATTTACCAAAAATCATGATTTTCTTTTACGTAGATTTTTTTGACAACTTATTTTTTATCAAatcataatttagttttatttagctctgaAGTGATTAAATCCAAAAGTTGCTGTAAATCCTCACCAGTTCATAAAATATTTGTGTCAGGAGTAAATAATATAAAGTTTACTGgttcagacactttacatatatcatTGATGTACGTCAGAAACAGTTTAggtcccaacactgacccctgggggatGCCACACACAATATCCAAACACTCTGAATGACAGTCTCCCATCTTCACAAAGTGTTTCCTATTCTTTAAATAGCTCTTCATTCAATTCAACACCACTCCACTAATTCCATACTGTTCCAGTTTATTGTTTAATATGTTATGATTTACGgtatcaaatgtttttttgtttttgtttttttttcaatcaatgaaAACTCCAACTGTGATTTTTTAATCATCTATGGAATTTGTGATTTCTTTAATGAGTTCAGTCAGTGCTAGTGATGAGGACCGGTTGGTTCTGAATCCATTTTGACTGTCTGGAAgtaatttgtatttttctatgaattttCTAATCTATCACTGAAGAGTTTTTCTAGGATTTTGGAGAATTGTGGGAGAAGAGAAATAGATGTTATTTGTGAAGTGGTGTCTGTTGCTGTTCTCATACAATGACTTTGTAAAGGTAAAAAACAGACGTATTTCCtcacttgtttttcttaggaAAATGTCAATGACTAAACTGCCTAGGGTCTGTCCTTCAGTTCTGGTGCACATCCATATAACACAAGGCATTCTACAGAAGGTAGATTTACTCTACCTAAagtgaaaacacataaaatgaaaaatactgtGATATATAGAGCCATGGTGATATTGAATGATCTGCTGAGACgaatcattcaagaaaaaaacaaatacagatttAAAGAATTCTGACAGAGTACTTCATTTGCAAAACAATGCTCGGTGTCTGCTAATGTTTAGTTAATTGACATTACATTGATatataactgtgaaatatatcTGACCATTTACAAAGTATACTAAAAACGACTTTTTGGGAGGTACTGTTAATGGAGCTAGGtcctgtataacatgtatgttgtgtttttgttttataattgtgatgaatggtttttagttgttgtttgtgtagttttgttttgtctgtgggtGTTTTTTGGTAATTTGTGTATTGCAGTATCAAGACAATCGTGTTGGatgtggaccccaggaagaatagcaatgGCCTAAGCTAAAGCTAATGgtgatccaaataaatgaaatgaaacatacatacagttttatttcaatcttttttttataTGAGAAGCAGGTTTAGAAGTCTATAGCATTCCATGGGAGTGTCTGTAATCTGTCCAATGTTGTTCTTCTACGTAGTTCGGTCAGAATGCATTTGACCACCACACCAGTGTCTATGAGAATCTGATTAATGATCATTACACTTCTTGTTTTCCAAAGTTTGACCAAAACAATACAAATTATTAACTGGAAGAGCCTTTGTTAATTTAATGGCATTTTTTCTTCTAGGAGTCCATACATGACAGAACAGTAGTTGATTGAGCAACTCAAGCCAATGTTTTTTTAAGAAGGTCCAAACAGCTTGGGCTCTGTAACAGTCAGTGTGGACGTGTTCCTGGGTTTCATCCTCTTACAGTTTATCATTAGACATATTTTGGTTGTTACATTACAACTCCAGGAAACCAAGGCTCTGGCTGGGAGTCTACTCACAGAGATGAGCCAACAGATGCTTCTGTAATTTTCTGAGATTGATTTATGATTTTAATAACAGTCCTCTTCTCATTGTCATTCATATGTTTATAATCAACCAAACCACCATAGTTAAAATCACTTATACATTTGTAGATCCCTTTTGAAGTCCCCTTCACCCATTCAATGTTTAAGTGTTTATACTTTTCCTTTACGTCACCATATATGATTTTATAATATGGACCTTTCCTTGCcttgtccttttttttctcccaggtgGACAGATCATTAATCCAAATAGCTTCCCTTGACAAACCCATAGACATATTCTTAAATAAAGCTATTTTTAGTTTGAGGCCAAGGTCTACTGCTCTGAGTCCACCAAGTTCTTtacttttaaacaataatattctTTCATTGACGTCTCTGGTGGTACCCCACACCAGATTTACACACTGTttatgtagtcagattactgttTTCTCTGTTGGAGGAAAGATGTTAGCCAAGAAGAGGAGCTTGGAAGGAGTACAGGTTTTTACAATGTTAATTCTACTTTTATAATTTGTTTTCTTATTCTGCTGTCTATTAACCTCATCCTTAATCTGAGTCACTTTTTGGTCCCAACTTCTTTCCCCACAGTTATTATTTCCAAATGTGAATCTGAGGATTTTAATTTTGTCTTTAGTTTGAATGTTTAGGCTGGGTTTATCCTCTGCAGCTCTGATTCAAACTCCCTCAGTCTTGTTATGATTTAGAACTGCTCCTCAAGCCAATTCATACATTCCGAGGtgttttaggcaaggcaaggcagctttatttatatagcacatttcatgtacaagacaattcaaagtgctttacataaagcattaaaagcattacagcatggaAGCACTAAAAAGTATAAgcatgagaaaaataaaaacaaaaaatcagataaatagataaaacagttaaacagataaaacagacaagcagataaaacaggtaaaaacttttagcttaaaaggaacagtgcagatctgaactgatgaattaAAACtccattcaaatgcagctgagaacaggtgggtctttaacctagATTTAAatgaactgagtgtttcagctgatctgaggttttctggaagtttgttccagacatgtggagcatagaagctgaacgcagcttctccgtgtctggttctgactctggaaaCTGACAAAAGACTGGATCCAGAGGAACTGAGGGGTCTGgtaggttcatactgggtcaggaggtcactgtcCTTTTACCAGAACATCCATCCCCAACTGGTTTTTAATTACAACAGTGACATCATCCATGAAACCTATTGATTTTCCTGTACAAGACTGGCCGACAGGTGTGCCTGTTATTTCTGGATCTGagttaagttattttattaagggGGTGATCGGTAAAATATAAAGTGCAGGACTGGGAGGACAGGACTGGGAGGACAGCCCTGCTTCACCCCTCTGACCACCTGAAATGGGTTTATTAAAACATCATTAACATCAATATTTACAGATGACTTCATATATAAACATTTTACCATATCAGTAAAACTTTTTGGGAGACCATACTCGTATGACTCCATCTTGGCCCAAAGATAGTTGCTTGAAATTTAATCAAATGCCTTCTTTTGGTCTAAAGCTACGATAAAAAAGCCCATTTTAATCAACCTTTAACTGCACAGGTACACTACTtaatttattattgattattttttgccAGAATCTTATAGTCAGTGTTCATTAATGCTAAGTGCCTGTAATTATCAATGCACGTGCCATCACCTTTTTTTCAGTAAGTTTAAAACTCCTTCATAAAATCAATCTGCCATTACCTCTTTATGTAAGCCTTCATTCAACTCAGTGGTAAGAAGATCTAAAACTTCATTTATATTTAACTGATAAAACTCTGTAGGGAGTCCATCCAGTCCAGGGCTTTTGCCTACATTCAGTTGATAGATGGCCTGAACACTTCCTCCTTTTTAATTTCTCCTTTTAAGAAAATCACAATGTGCAGGAGTGGAATTAAGTGTAGAAGAGTTTCCAAGAACCTCATGTCTATATCTTTCTTTTTATATGAGTTCACACTGTATTTTCTGATTGTTGCTCTGATATCTTTATCAGTGTTTACTATGTGACCATTTTGTTTCTTTACTAATTGTATAGTTTTACTCTGATTGTGTATGATAAGTTTCCTCTGTCATTTACCTCTGTATCTttgcaaatattaaaaaaacatttcactATTCAACTTATCAATTTGAACTTTTAAATCACACATAAGGTCTTCTTCCATGTTACTTTTGTGTTCTTTCTGTTTTAAAGTAATCTATTGTTTAGTCATAATGTTAGATTCcaagtttttccttttatttcattCTCTACATTTGAATTTAAAGAAATCCTTGACTCTATGTTTTAATATTTCCCATAGC
This genomic window contains:
- the LOC115411932 gene encoding uncharacterized protein LOC115411932 — encoded protein: MMKFQSISFFLMVLMFRMNRAFLLLIHLLSFNIFADSSDVSNVQVFRGQSITFSCNKSIGNLTQVVWNNSRYMYVHDRSKNTTSNFTHHRFNIDTNFSNSTLTIIKAEDEDAGLYSCTLSGKRGTKVFTWNLTVTENPKGKELSGSWHLYTLLPISGLLLLGFSLFICLCLKRKRRSSNQESVQNRTLCPDPQATYAEIQMVVPQSHNDSDQWFSNRQRSRYMERLNSIYDPIR